Proteins encoded within one genomic window of Triticum aestivum cultivar Chinese Spring chromosome 2D, IWGSC CS RefSeq v2.1, whole genome shotgun sequence:
- the LOC123054124 gene encoding subtilisin-like protease SBT1.3 — protein MRPEAATAFYYRSSVSLFSGSAPCSSSTPPQLTTPWAAGAFISSKQSSPYSLSSHSRPRLFAMDLRGERWTAPSLCLVLVLLQASISACAGAPKTYIVHMAASEKPSSFDFHHEWYASTVKSVSSAQIEAEEEEDAYARIVYNYETAIHGFAARLDEDEAERMAEAAGVLAVLPETVLQLHTTRSPDFLGIGPEVSNRIWASGLADHDVVVGVLDTGIWPESPSFSDKGLGPVPSKWKGLCQTGRGFTTADCNRKIIGARIFYSGYEASSGPINETTELKSPRDQDGHGTHTAATAAGSPVPDAGLFGYARGVARGMAPRARVAAYKVCWTGGCFSSDILAAVDRAVSDGVDVLSISLGGGASPYYRDSLSIASFGAMQMGVFIACSAGNAGPDPISLTNLSPWITTVGASTMDRDFPATVTFGNGANITGVSLYKGRKNLSPRQQYPVVYMGGNSSIPNPRSMCLEGTLEPNAVAGKIVICDRGISPRVQKGQVVKEAGGIGMILANTAANGEELVADSHLLPAVAVGESEGVAAKKYTRTAPKPTGTLSFAGTKLGIRPSPVVAAFSSRGPNYLTLEILKPDLIAPGVNILAAWSGDASPSSLASDRRRVGFNILSGTSMSCPHVAGVAALLKASHPDWSPAQIKSALMTTAYVHDNTYHVLKDAATGDASTPFEHGAGHIHPVRALNPGLVYDIGQNEYLEFLCTQNLTRTQLKGFTKNSNMTCKGSFSSPGDLNYPAISAVFSDQPATPLMVRRTVTNVGPPSSTYHVKVTKFKGADVVVEPSTLHFSSANQKLAYKVTLRTKAAQKTPEYGALSWSDGVHVVRSPLVLTWLPPM, from the coding sequence ATGCGGCCAGAAGCAGCCACCGCATTTTATTACCGCTCTTCAGTCTCACTGTTCAGCGGTTCAGCCCCCTGCTCCTCTTCAACTCCCCCACAGCTCACCACCCCGTGGGCTGCTGGAGCGTTCATAAGCAGCAAGCAGAGCTCTCCATACTCGCTCTCCTCTCACTCTCGGCCTCGCCTCTTCGCCATGGATCTTCGCGGCGAGAGATGGACGGCTCCGTCGCTGTGCCTGGTGCTCGTGCTTCTCCAAGCGAGCATTTCTGCCTGCGCGGGAGCCCCGAAGACTTACATCGTCCACATGGCCGCGTCGGAGAAGCCCAGCTCGTTCGATTTTCACCACGAGTGGTACGCCTCCACGGTCAAGTCCGTGAGCTCTGCGCAGATTgaagctgaggaggaggaggatgcttACGCGAGGATCGTCTACAACTACGAGACGGCCATCCATGGCTTCGCGGCTCGCCTCGACGAGGACGAGGCTGAGCGGATGGCCGAGGCGGCCGGCGTGCTGGCCGTGCTCCCGGAGACGGTCCTGCAGCTGCACACCACCAGGAGCCCCGACTTCCTGGGCATTGGCCCGGAGGTCAGCAACAGAATCTGGGCCTCCGGCCTCGCCGACCACGACGTCGTCGTCGGCGTGCTCGACACCGGCATATGGCCCGAGAGCCCCAGCTTCAGCGACAAGGGGCTCGGCCCCGTGCCGTCCAAGTGGAAAGGCCTGTGCCAGACCGGCCGCGGCTTCACCACGGCCGACTGCAACCGCAAGATCATCGGCGCGCGCATCTTCTACAGCGGCTACGAGGCCTCCTCGGGCCCCATCAACGAGACCACCGAGCTCAAGTCCCCGCGCGACCAGGACGGCCACGGCACgcacaccgccgccaccgccgcgggcTCGCCCGTGCCGGACGCCGGCCTCTTCGGCTACGCGCGCGGCGTCGCCCGCGGCATGGCGCCCCGCGCCCGCGTCGCCGCGTACAAGGTGTGCTGGACCGGCGGCTGCTTCAGCTCCGACATCCTCGCGGCCGTCGACCGCGCCGTGTCGGACGGCGTCGACGTGCTCTCCatctccctcggcggcggcgccTCCCCTTACTACCGCGACAGCCTGTCAATCGCGTCGTTTGGGGCCATGCAGATGGGCGTGTTCATCGCCTGCTCGGCCGGCAACGCCGGCCCGGACCCGATAAGCCTCACGAACCTGTCGCCGTGGATCACCACGGTGGGCGCGAGCACCATGGACCGTGACTTCCCGGCAACAGTGACGTTTGGCAACGGCGCCAACATCACCGGCGTCTCGCTTTACAAGGGCAGGAAGAACCTTTCGCCTCGGCAGCAGTATCCGGTGGTCTACATGGGCGGCAACTCGAGCATCCCGAACCCCAGGTCCATGTGCCTCGAGGGGACACTGGAGCCCAACGCCGTCGCCGGAAAGATCGTGATATGCGACCGCGGCATCAGTCCTCGGGTGCAGAAGGGTCAGGTTGTCAAGGAAGCAGGAGGCATCGGCATGATCCTCGCCAACACCGCAGCGAACGGcgaggagctcgtcgccgacagCCACCTCCTGCCAGCCGTGGCCGTTGGGGAATCCGAAGGCGTCGCGGCAAAGAAGTACACCAGGACGGCCCCAAAGCCGACGGGGACACTCAGCTTCGCCGGAACCAAGCTCGGCATCCGGCCGTcgccggtggtcgccgcgttctcTTCCCGGGGGCCAAACTACCTGACTCTGGAGATCCTCAAGCCGGACCTCATCGCGCCCGGCGTGAACATCCTGGCCGCATGGAGCGGCGACGCCAGCCCGTCGAGCCTGGCCAGCGACCGCCGCCGCGTCGGGTTCAACATCCTGTCGGGGACGTCCATGTCGTGCCcgcacgtcgccggcgtggccGCGCTGCTCAAGGCAAGCCACCCGGACTGGAGCCCAGCGCAGATCAAGTCGGCGCTGATGACCACCGCCTACGTCCACGACAACACCTACCACGTGCTCAAGGACGCGGCGACCGGCGACGCGTCTACGCCGTTCGAGCACGGGGCCGGCCACATACACCCGGTGCGAGCGCTCAACCCGGGCCTGGTCTACGACATTGGGCAGAACGAGTACCTAGAGTTCCTCTGCACGCAGAACCTGACGCGGACGCAGCTCAAGGGCTTCACCAAGAACTCCAACATGACATGCAAGGGCAGCTTCAGCTCGCCCGGCGACCTCAACTACCCGGCcatctccgccgtcttcagcgATCAGCCGGCCACCCCGCTGATGGTGCGCCGCACCGTGACGAACGTCGGTCCTCCGTCGTCGACGTACCATGTCAAGGTCACAAAGTTCAAAGGCGCGGACGTCGTCGTCGAGCCGAGCACCCTGCACTTCAGCAGCGCAAACCAGAAGCTCGCCTACAAGGTTACACTGAGGACCAAGGCCGCTCAGAAGACACCCGAGTACGGTGCCCTGTCATGGAGCGACGGCGTTCACGTAGTCCGGAGCCCCCTGGTCCTCACATGGCTGCCGCCAATGTGA
- the LOC123054125 gene encoding copper chaperone for superoxide dismutase, chloroplastic → MVGFLRAFTAASAVPAAAVAAAALCSSSSPSRSPSSRLRFPLPSLSAFAASSSSSSPVRAPTAAPPMAAAATADLSAPDKGTALPELTTEFMVDMKCEGCVTAVKNRLQTLEGIQNIEVDLNNQVVRVRGSLPVKIMLDALHQTGRDARLIGQGNPDDFLVSAAVAEFKGPVIFGVVRLAQVNMELARIEATFSGLSPGKHGWSINEFGDLTKGAESTGKVYNPQDYLSDKPLGDLGTLEAGENGEAQFSGSKEKLKVVDLIGRSIALYATEDRSDPGIAAAVVARSAGVGENYKKLCTCDGVTIWESS, encoded by the exons ATGGTGGGCTTCCTCCGGGCCTTCACCGCCGCATCCGCCGTGCCAGCAGCAGCCGTCGCCGCGGCCgccctctgctcctcctcctccccctcccgctCCCCCTCCTCCAGGCTCCGCTTCCCCCTGCCCTCCCTCTCCGCGttcgccgcctcctcgtcctcctcttctcCCGTGCGCGCGCCGACCGCCGCCCCTCCgatggccgccgccgccacagcCGATCTCTCTGCCCCCGACAAG GGCACCGCGCTTCCGGAGCTCACG ACCGAATTCATGGTGGACATGAAATGTGAGGGCTGTGTCACAGCAGTGAAAAACAGGCTTCAAACACTTGAAG GAATACAAAACATCGAAGTGGATTTGAATAACCAAGTAGTTAGAGTTCGTGGGTCTCTCCCAGTGAAGATAATGTTGGATGCTCTGCATCAAACAGGACGAGATGCACGTCTGATTGGGCAAGGGAACCCAGATG ATTTCCTAGTTTCTGCTGCCGTGGCTGAGTTCAAAGGGCCAGTTATATTTGGTGTTGTTCGTCTAGCCCAAGTTAACATGGAATTGGCTAGAATTGAGGCTACTTTTAGTGGTCTATCACCTGGTAAACATGGATGGTCAATAAATGAATTTGGGGATTTGACAAAAGGTGCAGAAAGTACTGGCAAAGTATACAATCCACAGGATTATCTATCTGATAAG CCCCTTGGTGACCTGGGAACACTAGAAGCTGGAGAAAACGGAGAAGCCCAGTTTTCAGGATCAAAAGAGAAACTGAAAGTTGTCGACTTGATCGGTCGCTCTATTGCGCTGTATGCAACCGAGGACAGATCAGACCCAGGCATTGCAGCTGCCGTGGTCGCGAGAAGTGCGGGCGTTGGGGAGAACTACAAGAAACTCTGCACATGCGATGGTGTCACAATTTGGGAATCGAGCTAA